Proteins encoded in a region of the Denticeps clupeoides unplaced genomic scaffold, fDenClu1.1, whole genome shotgun sequence genome:
- the LOC114773848 gene encoding cyclic nucleotide-gated channel rod photoreceptor subunit alpha-like, translating into MSSRVTSHCAIPVPPQPGAAEVVEGNQQLTIEEACPDPGAEFNTNNSNNKDEEEKKKEKKEKKEKKEKKDKKTKKEKKEKKEKDKEKEKEKEKEKEKEKEKEKEKEKEKEKEKQKPKEIYVIDPAGNIYYNWLFIITIPVMYNWTLIIARACFEELQHDYLMTWFIVDYVSDLIYLADMVFRTRTGYLEQGLLVKDEQKLRDRYVKSIQFKLDLVSMIPTDVFFFYFGMNYPEIRMNKLFRVNRMFEFFQRTETRTNFPNVFRISNLVMYIVIIIHWNACLYYSFSKAIGFGADTFVYPDTRDPEFARLVRKYAYSMYWSTLTLTTIGETPPPVKNSEYFFVVTDFLVGVLIFATIVGNVGSMITNMNQARADFQARIDAIKQYMAFRKVTKDLEKRVIKWFDYLWTNKKAVDEREVLKYLPDKLRAEIAINVHLDTLKKVRIFADCEAGLLVELVLKLQPQTYSPGDYICKKGDIGREMYIIKEGKLAVVADDGVTQFVVLSDGSYFGEISILNIKGSRAGNRRTANIRSIGYSDLFCLSKDDLMEALTEYPDAKAMLEEKGRQILLKDNLLDLELAKQGPDPKDTEEKVIRMGETLDELQTRFARLLAEHEATQGKLKKRVTKLEKKITASGGVVFSEMVEPEKE; encoded by the exons ATGTCTTCGAGAGTGACATCGCACTGCGCCATCCCCGTCCCTCCACAGCCCGGGGCAGCCGAGGTCGTCGAGGGCAACCAGCAGTTGACCAT AGAGGAAGCCTGTCCAGATCCTGGAGCAGAATTCAAcaccaacaacagcaacaacaaaga tgaggaagagaaaaagaaggagaagaaggaaaagaaagagaaaaaaga AAAAAAGGACAAGAAAactaaaaaagagaagaaagaaaagaaagaaaaggacaaggaaaaagagaaggagaaggaaaaagagaaggaaaaagagaaggagaaggaaaaagagaaggagaaagagaaggagaaagagaagcaaAA GCCGAAGGAGATCTACGTGATTGATCCTGCAGGAAACATCTACTACAACTGGCTCTTCATCATCACCATACCTGTCATGTACAACTGGACCCTCATCATCGCCAG GGCCTGCTTTGAAGAGCTCCAGCATGACTACTTGATGACCTGGTTTATAGTGGATTACGTATCGGACCTAATCTACCTTGCAGACATGGTGTTCCGCACCAGGACAG gCTACCTGGAGCAGGGCTTGCTGGTGAAAGATGAGCAGAAGCTACGCGACCGCTATGTGAAGAGTATCCAGTTCAAGCTGGACCTGGTCTCCATGATCCCCACTGACgttttcttcttctacttcgGCATGAACTACCCCGAGATCCGCATGAACAAGCTATTCCGTGTCAACCGCATGTTCGAGTTCTTCCAGCGCACAGAGACGCGAACCAACTTCCCCAACGTCTTCCGCATCTCCAACCTCGTCATGtacatcgtcatcatcatccacTGGAATGCCTGTCTCTACTACTCCTTTTCCAAGGCCATTGGGTTTGGTGCAGACACCTTTGTGTACCCAGACACCAGGGACCCTGAGTTTGCCAGACTGGTGCGGAAGTACGCCTACAGCATGTACTGGTCCACACTGACGCTCACCACCATTGGCGAAACTCCACCCCCGGTGAAGAACTCGGAGTACTTCTTCGTGGTGACCGACTTCCTGGTGGGAGTGTTGATTTTTGCTACCATCGTCGGTAACGTGGGCTCCATGATCACCAACATGAATCAAGCCCGAGCTGACTTCCAGGCACGCATTGATGCTATCAAACAGTACATGGCCTTCCGCAAGGTCACCAAAGACCTGGAGAAGCGTGTCATAAAATGGTTTGACTACCTTTGGACCAATAAAAAAGCTGTGGACGAACGTGAGGTGCTCAAGTACCTGCCAGACAAGCTGCGAGCAGAGATTGCCATAAACGTGCACCTGGACACACTGAAGAAGGTGCGGATCTTTGCGGATTGTGAGGCCGGCCTCCTGGTGGAGCTGGTGCTGAAGCTCCAGCCACAGACGTACAGCCCTGGTGACTACATCTGCAAGAAAGGGGACATCGGACGAGAGATGTACATCATCAAAGAGGGCAAGCTGGCTGTGGTGGCTGATGATGGGGTCACTCAGTTTGTGGTTCTGAGCGATGGCAGCTACTTTGGCGAGATCAGCATCCTCAACATCAAGGGCAGCAGGGCTGGGAACCGGAGGACGGCCAACATCCGCAGCATTGGCTACTCTGACCTCTTCTGCCTCTCCAAAGACGACCTGATGGAGGCGCTAACGGAGTACCCGGATGCCAAAGCCATGCTGGAAGAAAAGGGTCGGCAGATCCTACTGAAGGACAACCTGCTGGACCTGGAGCTGGCCAAGCAGGGGCCTGACCCCAAGGACACTGAGGAGAAGGTGATCAGAATGGGGGAAACGCTGGACGAGCTGCAGACGCGATTCGCACGACTCCTCGCCGAGCACGAGGCCACGCAGGGCAAGCTGAAGAAGCGCGTCACCAAGCTGGAGAAGAAGATCACCGCCAGTGGAGGGGTGGTGTTCTCCGAGATGGTCGAGCCGGAGAAAGAATGA
- the LOC114773849 gene encoding aminoacyl tRNA synthase complex-interacting multifunctional protein 1-like, protein MDSHSPEEVKDGEEQNIEFFKQQVLLLREKALLQSSVREQKRLLVENAKLKKDIDELKTQLQEKQRRKAAKLLEISLAEATSSLTTKEPVPSSSSATPMPSSAPLNKKNDGRKRRVTFRAVRSGGQRSSIQALEPELSVMCLDLRVGKILSTLQHPDSDSLCVQKVDLGEATPRTAVSAVIRNAPLEELKECLCVCVCNVRGVRVRGVYSQARVLCAEDSAHMELVVPPGSSQPGDRITFQGYAGEPDSELNPRQRVFENLQSDLRTDGRGVATYKGVAFEVRGKGFCRTASVISGFIK, encoded by the exons ATGGACTCCCACAGCCCCGAGGAGGTGAAAGACGGAGAGGAGCAGAATATAGAGTTTTTCAAACAAcaggtgctgctgctgagagAGAAAGCAC TTCTCCAGTCCTCAGTTCGAGAACAGAAGAGACTGCTTGTGGAAAATGCCAAACTGAAGAAAGACATTGACGAACTGAAAACACAGCTACAAGagaaacaaagaagaaaagcag CTAAACTTCTGGAAATATCATTAGCTGAAGCAACCAGTTCTCTAACAACCAAAGAACCAGTCCCATCCTCATCATCAGCCACACCCATGCCCAGCTCCGCCCCCCTCAACAAAAAGAATGATGGTCGCAAGCGGAGAG taaCTTTCAGGGCTGTGAGGTCTGGGGGGCAGAGGTCATCCATTCAAGCCCTGGAGCCTGAACTCAGTGTGATGTGCCTGGACCTTCGCGTTGGAAAGATCCTTTCCACTTTGCAACACCCAGACTCTGACTCACTCTGTGTGCAGAAAGTTGACTTGGGAGAAGCCACGCCCAGAACTGCTGTTAGTGCAGTCATAAGAAATGCACCACTGGAAGAG ctgaaagagtgtctgtgtgtgtgtgtgtgtaatgtccGTGGTGTCCGTGTGCGTGGAGTTTATTCTCAGGCTCGTGTTCTCTGTGCCGAGGATTCTGCCCACATGGAACTTGTGGTTCCACCCGGCTCTTCTCAGCCTGGAGATCGAATCACCTTCCAGGGTTATGCTG gtgaaccGGACAGTGAGCTGAATCCACGCCAGCGTGTTTTTGAAAACCTGCAGTCAGACTTGCGCACTGACGGTAGGGGCGTGGCTACCTATAAGGGCGTGGCCTTTGAGGTGCGAGGAAAGGGCTTCTGTCGGACTGCAAGCGTCATCAGTGGATTCATCAAGTAA
- the LOC114773847 gene encoding atrial natriuretic peptide receptor 1-like isoform X1, producing the protein MLRAARCWHDLDNSEFDCWPLEAPDEVNMIDCGGLEMAWVLRPPERVVVGEEFSVVYSISAQQRFYRWAVDQNVFTHSSIRTVEAARTFCEEHECPDWKDANGENCCIHHANIHSCPMGYMLQERICGPWIPDDGRIFTHTVSKAGKMSQTNWTAKVVLVHVGLTSLIAHIRVGNMQAALEAKSLVVSATVCGDGVCDEDELCSTCPADCSECPMSLSIKVAIALPLTIVFISFIVTAVWFQYQKQKLLWDESWIINFNDIKQDEVARVIMGSVISVPLVNSDSNTSCVTALSSCTANANTRKLYTQTAIYDGRTVAIKKVRTKSFSLSKTIRREVKQVRELDHPNLCKFFGGCVEVPNIFIVTEYCPKGSLNDVLLNDDIPLNWGFRFSFATDIARGMAYLHQHRICHSRLKSPNCVIDDRWVCKITDYGLRCYRSEDIAEPLSVYQQRLKEVYQPPENSLTHTEPSVAGDVFSYSIILLEIATRSDPVPVEDSAVESSWCPPLPELISGKADNTCPCPADYAELIRRCRSHNPVQRPTFEQVKKYLHRINPNKVSPVDMMMNLMEKYSKHLEVLVAERTQDLMHEKQKTDRLLYSMLPKQVADDLRQGKPCAAQSYVSATVFFSDIVGFTQLSSTSTPYQVVDLLNKLYTTFDDIIDNYDVYKVETIGDAYMVVSGVPSENGILHASEISSMALDLLSVCKTFRIPHKPNNQLQIRAGIHSGPVVAGVVGTKMPRYCLFGDTVNTASRMESTSEALRIQCSSSVFYLLEEVGGYMMQCRGFLQVKGKGEMVTYWLEGKLPASTSTEQSRRQAANQDGEKDQFFRRKEEPAAECQSDPTNLPTDLFF; encoded by the exons ATGTTACGTGCAGCGCGTTGTTGGCACGACCTGGACAACAGCGAGTTCGATTGTTGGCCCCTGGAAGCCCCAGATGAGGTCAACATGATCGACTGTGGGG gtctgGAAATGGCCTGGGTGCTTCGTCCTCCGGAGCGCGTGGTCGTCGGTGAGGAATTCTCCGTCGTTTATTCCATCTCTGCCCAGCAGCGCTTCTACCGGTGGGCTGTGGATCAGAACGTCTTTACTCACAG CTCCATCAGAACCGTGGAAGCTGCTAGAACTTTCTGTGAGGAACACGAGTGCCCGGACTGGAAAGATGCTAATGGAGAAAACTGCTGCATTCATCACGCCAACATCCACTCATGTCCTATGGGATACATG CTGCAGGAGCGAATCTGTGGGCCGTGGATTCCAGACGATGGGCGGATcttcacacacactgtctctaaAGCAGGAAAAATGAGCCAAACCAACTGGACCGCAAAG GTGGTGTTGGTCCATGTCGGCCTGACTTCCCTCATCGCTCATATCCGTGTGGGGAACATGCAGGCAGCGCTGGAGGCCAAGAGTCTGGTCGTCTCTGCCACTG tgtgtggtgatggtgtgtgtgatgaagatgAGTTATGCTCCACCTGTCCGGCTGACTGCTCTGAGTGTCCCATGAGTCTGTCCATCAAAGTGGCCATCGCCCTTCCTCTCACCATCGTCTTCATTAGCTTCATAGTTACAGCAGtg TGGTTTCAGTATCAGAAACAGAAACTGCTGTGGGACGAGAGCTGGATTATTAATTTCAACGACATAAAGCAAG atgaggTTGCCAGAGTGATCATGGGCAGTGTTATCAGTGTCCCACTGGTGAACAGTGACTCCAACACCAGCTGTGTGACTGCGCTCAGTTCCTGTACAGCCAACGCTAACACACGAAAACTGTACACACAAACCGCCATTTA TGATGGCCGAACTGTCGCCATTAAGAAAGTCAGGACCAAGTCGTTCTCCTTGTCCAAGACAATTCGGCGTGAAGTAAAACAAGTGAG GGAGCTCGATCACCCCAACCTCTGtaagttttttggggggtgtgtGGAGGTTCCCAACATCTTCATCGTAACAGAGTACTGTCCTAAAGGGAGCCTGAACGATGTTCTTCTAAATGATGACATTCCATTGAACTGGGGCTTCag GTTCTCGTTTGCGACGGACATCGCTCGTGGGATGGCGTATCTTCACCAGCACAGAATCTGTCATAGCCGACTGAAGTCTCCCAACTGTGTCATCGATGACCGCTGGGTGTGTAAAATCACAG ATTATGGCTTGCGCTGTTATCGGTCTGAGGACATCGCTGAGCCACTGAGTGTTTATCAGCAGCGTCTGAAGGAGGTCTACCAGCCTCCTGagaactcactcacacacactgagcccTCAGTGGCAGGAGACGTAttcag TTATTCCATCATTTTGCTGGAAATCGCCACCAGGAGTGACCCAGtgcca GTGGAGGACAGTGCTGTTGAAAGCTCGTGGTGTCCTCCACTGCCTGAGCTCATCTCAGGGAAAGCTGACAACACCTGCCCCTGTCCTGCTGACTAtgcagag TTGATCCGCAGGTGTCGCTCGCACAATCCAGTCCAGAGACCCACATTTGAGCAGGTCAAGAAGTATCTTCACCGGATCAACCCCAACAAAGTCAGCCCAGTGGATATGATGATGAATCTG atggAGAAGTACAGTAAACACCTAGAAGTTCTGGTGGCTGAAAGGACTCAGGACCTGATGCATGAGAAACAGAAGACTGATCGGCTTTTATACA GTATGCTGCCTAAGCAGGTTGCAGATGACCTCAGGCAAGGGAAACCATGTGCAGCCCAGAGCTATGTGAGCGCCACAGTTTTCTTCAG TGATATAGTTGGCTTCACCCAGCTCTCCAGCACCAGTACTCCTTACCAAGTAGTGGACCTCCTCAACAAGCTCTACACAACCTTTGATGACATTATTGACAACTATGATGTCTACAAAGTAGAGACAATTGGAGATGCAT ATATGGTGGTGTCAGGCGTCCCAAGTGAGAACGGTATTCTCCATGCATCGGAGATCTCCAGCATGGCTCTGGAcctgctgtctgtctgcaaGACCTTCAGAATTCCCCACAAACCCAACAATCAGCTACAGATACGAGCCGGCATCCACTCAG gTCCGGTTGTTGCGGGTGTTGTGGGGACTAAAATGCCGCGTTACTGCCTGTTTGGTGACACGGTCAACACTGCATCCCGCATGGAGTCGACCAGTGAAG CTCTGAGGATCCAGTGTAGCTCCAGTGTATTTTATCTGCTGGAAGAAGTGGGAGGGTACATGATGCAATGCAGGGGATTCCTGCAGGTGAAG GGTAAAGGAGAGATGGTGACCTACTGGCTGGAAGGGAAGCTCCCAGCATCCACCAGCACCgagcagagcaggagacaaGCTGCCAATCAGGATGGCGAGAAGGACCAGTTCttcagaagaaaagaagaaccaGCAGCAGAATGTCAGTCAGACCCCACAAACCTCCCCACTGATCTGTTCTTCTAG
- the LOC114773847 gene encoding atrial natriuretic peptide receptor 1-like isoform X2, whose translation MPLLQEHEGGVSVFLQLQERICGPWIPDDGRIFTHTVSKAGKMSQTNWTAKVVLVHVGLTSLIAHIRVGNMQAALEAKSLVVSATVCGDGVCDEDELCSTCPADCSECPMSLSIKVAIALPLTIVFISFIVTAVWFQYQKQKLLWDESWIINFNDIKQDEVARVIMGSVISVPLVNSDSNTSCVTALSSCTANANTRKLYTQTAIYDGRTVAIKKVRTKSFSLSKTIRREVKQVRELDHPNLCKFFGGCVEVPNIFIVTEYCPKGSLNDVLLNDDIPLNWGFRFSFATDIARGMAYLHQHRICHSRLKSPNCVIDDRWVCKITDYGLRCYRSEDIAEPLSVYQQRLKEVYQPPENSLTHTEPSVAGDVFSYSIILLEIATRSDPVPVEDSAVESSWCPPLPELISGKADNTCPCPADYAELIRRCRSHNPVQRPTFEQVKKYLHRINPNKVSPVDMMMNLMEKYSKHLEVLVAERTQDLMHEKQKTDRLLYSMLPKQVADDLRQGKPCAAQSYVSATVFFSDIVGFTQLSSTSTPYQVVDLLNKLYTTFDDIIDNYDVYKVETIGDAYMVVSGVPSENGILHASEISSMALDLLSVCKTFRIPHKPNNQLQIRAGIHSGPVVAGVVGTKMPRYCLFGDTVNTASRMESTSEALRIQCSSSVFYLLEEVGGYMMQCRGFLQVKGKGEMVTYWLEGKLPASTSTEQSRRQAANQDGEKDQFFRRKEEPAAECQSDPTNLPTDLFF comes from the exons atgCCGTTACTCCAGGAACATGAAGGCGGAGTCTCTGTCTTTCTCCAGCTGCAGGAGCGAATCTGTGGGCCGTGGATTCCAGACGATGGGCGGATcttcacacacactgtctctaaAGCAGGAAAAATGAGCCAAACCAACTGGACCGCAAAG GTGGTGTTGGTCCATGTCGGCCTGACTTCCCTCATCGCTCATATCCGTGTGGGGAACATGCAGGCAGCGCTGGAGGCCAAGAGTCTGGTCGTCTCTGCCACTG tgtgtggtgatggtgtgtgtgatgaagatgAGTTATGCTCCACCTGTCCGGCTGACTGCTCTGAGTGTCCCATGAGTCTGTCCATCAAAGTGGCCATCGCCCTTCCTCTCACCATCGTCTTCATTAGCTTCATAGTTACAGCAGtg TGGTTTCAGTATCAGAAACAGAAACTGCTGTGGGACGAGAGCTGGATTATTAATTTCAACGACATAAAGCAAG atgaggTTGCCAGAGTGATCATGGGCAGTGTTATCAGTGTCCCACTGGTGAACAGTGACTCCAACACCAGCTGTGTGACTGCGCTCAGTTCCTGTACAGCCAACGCTAACACACGAAAACTGTACACACAAACCGCCATTTA TGATGGCCGAACTGTCGCCATTAAGAAAGTCAGGACCAAGTCGTTCTCCTTGTCCAAGACAATTCGGCGTGAAGTAAAACAAGTGAG GGAGCTCGATCACCCCAACCTCTGtaagttttttggggggtgtgtGGAGGTTCCCAACATCTTCATCGTAACAGAGTACTGTCCTAAAGGGAGCCTGAACGATGTTCTTCTAAATGATGACATTCCATTGAACTGGGGCTTCag GTTCTCGTTTGCGACGGACATCGCTCGTGGGATGGCGTATCTTCACCAGCACAGAATCTGTCATAGCCGACTGAAGTCTCCCAACTGTGTCATCGATGACCGCTGGGTGTGTAAAATCACAG ATTATGGCTTGCGCTGTTATCGGTCTGAGGACATCGCTGAGCCACTGAGTGTTTATCAGCAGCGTCTGAAGGAGGTCTACCAGCCTCCTGagaactcactcacacacactgagcccTCAGTGGCAGGAGACGTAttcag TTATTCCATCATTTTGCTGGAAATCGCCACCAGGAGTGACCCAGtgcca GTGGAGGACAGTGCTGTTGAAAGCTCGTGGTGTCCTCCACTGCCTGAGCTCATCTCAGGGAAAGCTGACAACACCTGCCCCTGTCCTGCTGACTAtgcagag TTGATCCGCAGGTGTCGCTCGCACAATCCAGTCCAGAGACCCACATTTGAGCAGGTCAAGAAGTATCTTCACCGGATCAACCCCAACAAAGTCAGCCCAGTGGATATGATGATGAATCTG atggAGAAGTACAGTAAACACCTAGAAGTTCTGGTGGCTGAAAGGACTCAGGACCTGATGCATGAGAAACAGAAGACTGATCGGCTTTTATACA GTATGCTGCCTAAGCAGGTTGCAGATGACCTCAGGCAAGGGAAACCATGTGCAGCCCAGAGCTATGTGAGCGCCACAGTTTTCTTCAG TGATATAGTTGGCTTCACCCAGCTCTCCAGCACCAGTACTCCTTACCAAGTAGTGGACCTCCTCAACAAGCTCTACACAACCTTTGATGACATTATTGACAACTATGATGTCTACAAAGTAGAGACAATTGGAGATGCAT ATATGGTGGTGTCAGGCGTCCCAAGTGAGAACGGTATTCTCCATGCATCGGAGATCTCCAGCATGGCTCTGGAcctgctgtctgtctgcaaGACCTTCAGAATTCCCCACAAACCCAACAATCAGCTACAGATACGAGCCGGCATCCACTCAG gTCCGGTTGTTGCGGGTGTTGTGGGGACTAAAATGCCGCGTTACTGCCTGTTTGGTGACACGGTCAACACTGCATCCCGCATGGAGTCGACCAGTGAAG CTCTGAGGATCCAGTGTAGCTCCAGTGTATTTTATCTGCTGGAAGAAGTGGGAGGGTACATGATGCAATGCAGGGGATTCCTGCAGGTGAAG GGTAAAGGAGAGATGGTGACCTACTGGCTGGAAGGGAAGCTCCCAGCATCCACCAGCACCgagcagagcaggagacaaGCTGCCAATCAGGATGGCGAGAAGGACCAGTTCttcagaagaaaagaagaaccaGCAGCAGAATGTCAGTCAGACCCCACAAACCTCCCCACTGATCTGTTCTTCTAG
- the LOC114773847 gene encoding atrial natriuretic peptide receptor 1-like isoform X3, with translation MLQERICGPWIPDDGRIFTHTVSKAGKMSQTNWTAKVVLVHVGLTSLIAHIRVGNMQAALEAKSLVVSATVCGDGVCDEDELCSTCPADCSECPMSLSIKVAIALPLTIVFISFIVTAVWFQYQKQKLLWDESWIINFNDIKQDEVARVIMGSVISVPLVNSDSNTSCVTALSSCTANANTRKLYTQTAIYDGRTVAIKKVRTKSFSLSKTIRREVKQVRELDHPNLCKFFGGCVEVPNIFIVTEYCPKGSLNDVLLNDDIPLNWGFRFSFATDIARGMAYLHQHRICHSRLKSPNCVIDDRWVCKITDYGLRCYRSEDIAEPLSVYQQRLKEVYQPPENSLTHTEPSVAGDVFSYSIILLEIATRSDPVPVEDSAVESSWCPPLPELISGKADNTCPCPADYAELIRRCRSHNPVQRPTFEQVKKYLHRINPNKVSPVDMMMNLMEKYSKHLEVLVAERTQDLMHEKQKTDRLLYSMLPKQVADDLRQGKPCAAQSYVSATVFFSDIVGFTQLSSTSTPYQVVDLLNKLYTTFDDIIDNYDVYKVETIGDAYMVVSGVPSENGILHASEISSMALDLLSVCKTFRIPHKPNNQLQIRAGIHSGPVVAGVVGTKMPRYCLFGDTVNTASRMESTSEALRIQCSSSVFYLLEEVGGYMMQCRGFLQVKGKGEMVTYWLEGKLPASTSTEQSRRQAANQDGEKDQFFRRKEEPAAECQSDPTNLPTDLFF, from the exons ATG CTGCAGGAGCGAATCTGTGGGCCGTGGATTCCAGACGATGGGCGGATcttcacacacactgtctctaaAGCAGGAAAAATGAGCCAAACCAACTGGACCGCAAAG GTGGTGTTGGTCCATGTCGGCCTGACTTCCCTCATCGCTCATATCCGTGTGGGGAACATGCAGGCAGCGCTGGAGGCCAAGAGTCTGGTCGTCTCTGCCACTG tgtgtggtgatggtgtgtgtgatgaagatgAGTTATGCTCCACCTGTCCGGCTGACTGCTCTGAGTGTCCCATGAGTCTGTCCATCAAAGTGGCCATCGCCCTTCCTCTCACCATCGTCTTCATTAGCTTCATAGTTACAGCAGtg TGGTTTCAGTATCAGAAACAGAAACTGCTGTGGGACGAGAGCTGGATTATTAATTTCAACGACATAAAGCAAG atgaggTTGCCAGAGTGATCATGGGCAGTGTTATCAGTGTCCCACTGGTGAACAGTGACTCCAACACCAGCTGTGTGACTGCGCTCAGTTCCTGTACAGCCAACGCTAACACACGAAAACTGTACACACAAACCGCCATTTA TGATGGCCGAACTGTCGCCATTAAGAAAGTCAGGACCAAGTCGTTCTCCTTGTCCAAGACAATTCGGCGTGAAGTAAAACAAGTGAG GGAGCTCGATCACCCCAACCTCTGtaagttttttggggggtgtgtGGAGGTTCCCAACATCTTCATCGTAACAGAGTACTGTCCTAAAGGGAGCCTGAACGATGTTCTTCTAAATGATGACATTCCATTGAACTGGGGCTTCag GTTCTCGTTTGCGACGGACATCGCTCGTGGGATGGCGTATCTTCACCAGCACAGAATCTGTCATAGCCGACTGAAGTCTCCCAACTGTGTCATCGATGACCGCTGGGTGTGTAAAATCACAG ATTATGGCTTGCGCTGTTATCGGTCTGAGGACATCGCTGAGCCACTGAGTGTTTATCAGCAGCGTCTGAAGGAGGTCTACCAGCCTCCTGagaactcactcacacacactgagcccTCAGTGGCAGGAGACGTAttcag TTATTCCATCATTTTGCTGGAAATCGCCACCAGGAGTGACCCAGtgcca GTGGAGGACAGTGCTGTTGAAAGCTCGTGGTGTCCTCCACTGCCTGAGCTCATCTCAGGGAAAGCTGACAACACCTGCCCCTGTCCTGCTGACTAtgcagag TTGATCCGCAGGTGTCGCTCGCACAATCCAGTCCAGAGACCCACATTTGAGCAGGTCAAGAAGTATCTTCACCGGATCAACCCCAACAAAGTCAGCCCAGTGGATATGATGATGAATCTG atggAGAAGTACAGTAAACACCTAGAAGTTCTGGTGGCTGAAAGGACTCAGGACCTGATGCATGAGAAACAGAAGACTGATCGGCTTTTATACA GTATGCTGCCTAAGCAGGTTGCAGATGACCTCAGGCAAGGGAAACCATGTGCAGCCCAGAGCTATGTGAGCGCCACAGTTTTCTTCAG TGATATAGTTGGCTTCACCCAGCTCTCCAGCACCAGTACTCCTTACCAAGTAGTGGACCTCCTCAACAAGCTCTACACAACCTTTGATGACATTATTGACAACTATGATGTCTACAAAGTAGAGACAATTGGAGATGCAT ATATGGTGGTGTCAGGCGTCCCAAGTGAGAACGGTATTCTCCATGCATCGGAGATCTCCAGCATGGCTCTGGAcctgctgtctgtctgcaaGACCTTCAGAATTCCCCACAAACCCAACAATCAGCTACAGATACGAGCCGGCATCCACTCAG gTCCGGTTGTTGCGGGTGTTGTGGGGACTAAAATGCCGCGTTACTGCCTGTTTGGTGACACGGTCAACACTGCATCCCGCATGGAGTCGACCAGTGAAG CTCTGAGGATCCAGTGTAGCTCCAGTGTATTTTATCTGCTGGAAGAAGTGGGAGGGTACATGATGCAATGCAGGGGATTCCTGCAGGTGAAG GGTAAAGGAGAGATGGTGACCTACTGGCTGGAAGGGAAGCTCCCAGCATCCACCAGCACCgagcagagcaggagacaaGCTGCCAATCAGGATGGCGAGAAGGACCAGTTCttcagaagaaaagaagaaccaGCAGCAGAATGTCAGTCAGACCCCACAAACCTCCCCACTGATCTGTTCTTCTAG